In one Streptomyces sp. NBC_00597 genomic region, the following are encoded:
- a CDS encoding cation:proton antiporter produces MTSHQVQLLFLDFGLILLLARGLGALAARIGQPPVVGEILAGVLLGPTLLGGLLADRLFPADVRPLLGALANIGVAVFMFVVGLELEHRFLRGRVRITVGAAVGSTLVPFALGIPLAFFLLRHHPTEQRAAFVVFTGLSVSVTAFPVLARILVSRGMSRLAIGGLALAVAAVVDVVAWSALAGVQAVVGGAGDYWQVGLLIPFALVLVAVRPLLMRVLTYGGPGSTLTPTGLAIVMVGIFLSGVATEMMGMHYIFGAFLFGALMPREGTDALREEIRERTGEITSLLLPVYFVVAGLKVDLRGVGLEGLTELAAILLVAIGGKFGGTYLGARSQGLTSEDSGTLAALMNTRGLTELVILGVGLQLGLLDGTLYSLMVVMALVTTAMTGPLLNLIRARSARRGLAAVPDLSAVGDGAENGVAGAGRGSRAAG; encoded by the coding sequence ATGACCAGTCACCAAGTGCAGTTGCTGTTCCTGGATTTCGGGCTGATTTTGCTGCTCGCCCGAGGACTGGGCGCCCTGGCCGCCCGCATCGGCCAACCGCCCGTGGTCGGCGAGATCCTGGCCGGCGTCCTCCTGGGACCCACGCTCCTCGGCGGCCTGCTCGCCGACCGCCTCTTCCCCGCCGACGTACGGCCGCTGCTGGGCGCGCTGGCGAACATCGGCGTCGCCGTGTTCATGTTCGTCGTCGGACTGGAACTCGAACACCGCTTCCTGCGGGGCCGGGTCAGGATCACCGTCGGCGCGGCCGTGGGCTCGACCCTGGTGCCGTTCGCCCTCGGCATCCCGCTCGCCTTCTTCTTGCTGCGCCACCACCCGACCGAGCAGCGTGCGGCCTTCGTGGTGTTCACCGGCCTGTCCGTGTCCGTGACCGCGTTCCCCGTCCTCGCCCGCATCCTGGTCAGCCGCGGCATGTCCCGGCTGGCGATCGGCGGCCTCGCGCTCGCCGTCGCCGCCGTCGTCGACGTCGTCGCCTGGTCGGCGCTGGCCGGCGTGCAGGCGGTCGTCGGCGGCGCCGGGGACTACTGGCAGGTCGGCCTGCTCATCCCGTTCGCGCTGGTCCTGGTGGCCGTACGCCCCCTGCTGATGCGGGTCCTCACGTACGGCGGTCCCGGCAGCACCCTCACGCCGACCGGGTTGGCCATCGTGATGGTCGGCATCTTCCTGTCCGGCGTGGCGACCGAGATGATGGGGATGCACTACATCTTCGGCGCCTTCCTCTTCGGTGCGCTGATGCCCCGCGAGGGCACGGACGCACTGCGCGAGGAGATCCGCGAGCGCACCGGCGAGATCACCTCGTTGCTGCTGCCCGTCTACTTCGTGGTCGCGGGCCTCAAGGTCGACCTGCGCGGCGTGGGGCTCGAAGGGCTCACCGAGCTCGCAGCCATCCTGCTCGTCGCCATCGGCGGCAAGTTCGGCGGCACGTACCTGGGCGCCCGGTCGCAGGGCCTCACGTCCGAGGACTCGGGCACCCTGGCGGCGCTGATGAACACCCGCGGCCTGACCGAGCTGGTCATCCTCGGCGTCGGGCTGCAACTCGGCTTGCTCGACGGCACGTTGTACTCCCTGATGGTCGTCATGGCCCTGGTGACCACCGCCATGACCGGGCCGCTGCTGAACCTGATCCGCGCCAGGAGCGCCCGGCGGGGGCTGGCCGCCGTACCCGACCTCAGCGCAGTCGGCGACGGGGCCGAGAACGGCGTGGCCGGCGCCGGACGAGGCAGCCGTGCCGCTGGCTGA